From Bombus huntii isolate Logan2020A chromosome 4, iyBomHunt1.1, whole genome shotgun sequence, one genomic window encodes:
- the LOC126865241 gene encoding protein FAM102B isoform X2 — MFFLFLQEIKIDANEREEVQEHTVRWDAKFEFLCKMSANASTGVLDPCILRISVRKELKGGRSFQKLGFTDLNLAEFAGAGLCRTRYLLEGYDSRHRQDNSMLRVAIKMNMLSGDILFKVPSPSLKQTQLAVPGVPGVSGVTTDETASERCTNREDYVSTGSLAGSIASASSGFGSLPKKRPALFSSELLSGAESYDPMTLSEIVPSALPVETLTEAHTESGHSRNSSNTSQLSKGSGYGSLNSHSQHSRQSSSGDSGHIRSPSWPVWAPRIPNVSQKSSSQQPARPETSLDSESPSSSSSTLLDPRNRFWSTSSPLSSREGKSIARNSLRSSIAAVPLSNDQSETNRWKNGVASSDNSRLNENVGNDVGVFKVPGPQDVPRHLRKNVERNSFDARNERNATNSATNDRNEQWNSVIVPTAKPRIGQPGWRSISKTCDCIEKGKISPVLRLADQARAVSSPDPLHRPDNPRASLRSATTAQTLRGIGGSHRKLLDGAGGKLATVATSPADSEESSLGVPEVAPPSSQHRNSITPPNPSGGSGLSETGSLDRAKAALERRKKAEDGAGNPILCRVEVTRPNPDSLIDELIKATNLEQTDLESSETTGLQLFIAKDGTTALGSHEIKSQMPAGVFKQVVMEENNR; from the exons GGAGGAAGTGCAGGAGCATACCGTCAGATGGGACGCTAAATTCGAGTTTTTATGCAAAATGAGTGCCAATGCGTCCACCGGTGTTCTCGATCCGTGTATTTTAAGGATATCCGTGAGAAAG GAACTGAAGGGAGGCAGGTCCTTCCAGAAGCTTGGTTTCACCGACCTGAACCTCGCCGAATTCGCAGGAGCTGGACTCTGCAGAACGAGGTATCTTCTGGAAGGCTACGACTCGAGACACAGACAGGACAATTCCATGTTACGCGTTGCCATCAAGATGAACATGCTGTCCGGAGATATTCTGTTCAAAGT GCCGTCTCCGTCGTTGAAGCAAACGCAGCTCGCAGTACCTGGCGTACCAGGTGTTTCCGGTGTGACGACGGACGAAACTGCATCCGAGAGGTGTACCAATCGAGAAGATTACGTGTCCACTGGTTCGTTAGCTGGAAGTATAGCTAGTGCTAGCAGCGGTTTTGGTAGTCTTCCCAAAAAGAGGCCTGCCCTCTTTTCCTCGG AGCTTCTCAGCGGGGCGGAGTCCTACGATCCAATGACCCTGAGCGAGATCGTACCGTCGGCTCTTCCAGTGGAGACTCTAACCGAAGCGCACACAGAGTCAGGCCATTCTCGCAATAGCAGCAACACCAGCCAACTGAGCAAAGGCTCCGGCTATGGATCTTTAAATTCACACAGTCAACACAGTAGGCAGAGCAGTAGTGGTGACAGTGGCCACATTAG GTCACCCTCCTGGCCGGTATGGGCTCCACGTATCCCCAATGTCTCCCAAAAGTCCTCGAGCCAGCAGCCTGCCAGACCCGAGACCTCTCTCGACTCCGAATCCCCATCCTCGTCTTCCTCGACGCTGCTGGACCCACGAAATAGGTTCTGGTCTACGTCCAGCCCTCTTTCGTCGCGCGAGGGAAAATCGATCGCGCGGAATTCTCTAAGATCGAGCATAGCAGCCGTTCCTCTATCGAACGACCAAAGCGAAACGAATCGATGGAAGAACGGCGTCGCTTCGAGCGACAACAGTCGCCTTAACGAAAACGTCGGTAACGACGTTGGCGTGTTCAAAGTGCCTGGACCACAGGACGTTCCGCGGCACTTGCGAAAAAACGTCGAGAGGAATAGCTTCGACGCGCGAAACGAACGTAACGCGACGAATTCGGCGACGAACGATCGGAACGAACAATGGAACAGCGTGATCGTGCCGACCGCGAAACCGAGAATCGGTCAGCCAGGTTGGAGAAGTATCTCGAAAACCTGCGACTGCATCGAGAAAGGCAAGATCAGCCCGGTTTTGCGGCTAGCTGACCAGGCCAGAGCCGTATCCTCTCCCGATCCCCTTCATAGGCCCGATAACCCCAGAGCCTCGCTACGTTCCGCGACGACCGCTCAGACCCTCAG GGGTATTGGCGGAAGTCACCGGAAGTTGCTGGACGGGGCGGGGGGCAAGCTGGCTACGGTCGCCACCAGCCCAGCGGACTCCGAAGAGTCCTCCTTAGGGGTACCGGAAGTCGCTCCACCGAGCTCCCAGCACCGAAACAGCATAACCCCACC AAATCCTTCCGGTGGTTCCGGTCTCAGCGAAACGGGATCTCTGGACCGAGCAAAGGCGGCGTTGGAGCGTAGGAAAAAAGCGGAAGACGGCGCGGGAAATCCCATCCTGTGCAGGGTCGAAGTGACCAGGCCAAACCCGGATTCCCTGATCGACGAACTGATCAAGGCAACGAACTTGGAGCAGACGGATCTCGAGAGCTCCGAGA CAACCGGACTCCAGCTATTCATAGCGAAAGACGGGACGACCGCGCTCGGTAGCCACGAGATCAAAAGTCAGATGCCCGCGGGTGTGTTCAAGCAGGTGGTGATGGAAGAGAATAATAGGTAA
- the LOC126865241 gene encoding serine/arginine repetitive matrix protein 2 isoform X3: MAFMMKKKKYKFSVEVNLEELTAVPFVNAVLFAKLRLLDGGSFVDHSTREEVQEHTVRWDAKFEFLCKMSANASTGVLDPCILRISVRKELKGGRSFQKLGFTDLNLAEFAGAGLCRTRYLLEGYDSRHRQDNSMLRVAIKMNMLSGDILFKVPSPSLKQTQLAVPGVPGVSGVTTDETASERCTNREDYVSTGSLAGSIASASSGFGSLPKKRPALFSSELLSGAESYDPMTLSEIVPSALPVETLTEAHTESGHSRNSSNTSQLSKGSGYGSLNSHSQHSRQSSSGDSGHIRSPSWPVWAPRIPNVSQKSSSQQPARPETSLDSESPSSSSSTLLDPRNRFWSTSSPLSSREGKSIARNSLRSSIAAVPLSNDQSETNRWKNGVASSDNSRLNENVGNDVGVFKVPGPQDVPRHLRKNVERNSFDARNERNATNSATNDRNEQWNSVIVPTAKPRIGQPGWRSISKTCDCIEKGKISPVLRLADQARAVSSPDPLHRPDNPRASLRSATTAQTLRNPSGGSGLSETGSLDRAKAALERRKKAEDGAGNPILCRVEVTRPNPDSLIDELIKATNLEQTDLESSETTGLQLFIAKDGTTALGSHEIKSQMPAGVFKQVVMEENNR, translated from the exons GGAGGAAGTGCAGGAGCATACCGTCAGATGGGACGCTAAATTCGAGTTTTTATGCAAAATGAGTGCCAATGCGTCCACCGGTGTTCTCGATCCGTGTATTTTAAGGATATCCGTGAGAAAG GAACTGAAGGGAGGCAGGTCCTTCCAGAAGCTTGGTTTCACCGACCTGAACCTCGCCGAATTCGCAGGAGCTGGACTCTGCAGAACGAGGTATCTTCTGGAAGGCTACGACTCGAGACACAGACAGGACAATTCCATGTTACGCGTTGCCATCAAGATGAACATGCTGTCCGGAGATATTCTGTTCAAAGT GCCGTCTCCGTCGTTGAAGCAAACGCAGCTCGCAGTACCTGGCGTACCAGGTGTTTCCGGTGTGACGACGGACGAAACTGCATCCGAGAGGTGTACCAATCGAGAAGATTACGTGTCCACTGGTTCGTTAGCTGGAAGTATAGCTAGTGCTAGCAGCGGTTTTGGTAGTCTTCCCAAAAAGAGGCCTGCCCTCTTTTCCTCGG AGCTTCTCAGCGGGGCGGAGTCCTACGATCCAATGACCCTGAGCGAGATCGTACCGTCGGCTCTTCCAGTGGAGACTCTAACCGAAGCGCACACAGAGTCAGGCCATTCTCGCAATAGCAGCAACACCAGCCAACTGAGCAAAGGCTCCGGCTATGGATCTTTAAATTCACACAGTCAACACAGTAGGCAGAGCAGTAGTGGTGACAGTGGCCACATTAG GTCACCCTCCTGGCCGGTATGGGCTCCACGTATCCCCAATGTCTCCCAAAAGTCCTCGAGCCAGCAGCCTGCCAGACCCGAGACCTCTCTCGACTCCGAATCCCCATCCTCGTCTTCCTCGACGCTGCTGGACCCACGAAATAGGTTCTGGTCTACGTCCAGCCCTCTTTCGTCGCGCGAGGGAAAATCGATCGCGCGGAATTCTCTAAGATCGAGCATAGCAGCCGTTCCTCTATCGAACGACCAAAGCGAAACGAATCGATGGAAGAACGGCGTCGCTTCGAGCGACAACAGTCGCCTTAACGAAAACGTCGGTAACGACGTTGGCGTGTTCAAAGTGCCTGGACCACAGGACGTTCCGCGGCACTTGCGAAAAAACGTCGAGAGGAATAGCTTCGACGCGCGAAACGAACGTAACGCGACGAATTCGGCGACGAACGATCGGAACGAACAATGGAACAGCGTGATCGTGCCGACCGCGAAACCGAGAATCGGTCAGCCAGGTTGGAGAAGTATCTCGAAAACCTGCGACTGCATCGAGAAAGGCAAGATCAGCCCGGTTTTGCGGCTAGCTGACCAGGCCAGAGCCGTATCCTCTCCCGATCCCCTTCATAGGCCCGATAACCCCAGAGCCTCGCTACGTTCCGCGACGACCGCTCAGACCCTCAG AAATCCTTCCGGTGGTTCCGGTCTCAGCGAAACGGGATCTCTGGACCGAGCAAAGGCGGCGTTGGAGCGTAGGAAAAAAGCGGAAGACGGCGCGGGAAATCCCATCCTGTGCAGGGTCGAAGTGACCAGGCCAAACCCGGATTCCCTGATCGACGAACTGATCAAGGCAACGAACTTGGAGCAGACGGATCTCGAGAGCTCCGAGA CAACCGGACTCCAGCTATTCATAGCGAAAGACGGGACGACCGCGCTCGGTAGCCACGAGATCAAAAGTCAGATGCCCGCGGGTGTGTTCAAGCAGGTGGTGATGGAAGAGAATAATAGGTAA
- the LOC126865241 gene encoding protein FAM102B isoform X1: MAFMMKKKKYKFSVEVNLEELTAVPFVNAVLFAKLRLLDGGSFVDHSTREEVQEHTVRWDAKFEFLCKMSANASTGVLDPCILRISVRKELKGGRSFQKLGFTDLNLAEFAGAGLCRTRYLLEGYDSRHRQDNSMLRVAIKMNMLSGDILFKVPSPSLKQTQLAVPGVPGVSGVTTDETASERCTNREDYVSTGSLAGSIASASSGFGSLPKKRPALFSSELLSGAESYDPMTLSEIVPSALPVETLTEAHTESGHSRNSSNTSQLSKGSGYGSLNSHSQHSRQSSSGDSGHIRSPSWPVWAPRIPNVSQKSSSQQPARPETSLDSESPSSSSSTLLDPRNRFWSTSSPLSSREGKSIARNSLRSSIAAVPLSNDQSETNRWKNGVASSDNSRLNENVGNDVGVFKVPGPQDVPRHLRKNVERNSFDARNERNATNSATNDRNEQWNSVIVPTAKPRIGQPGWRSISKTCDCIEKGKISPVLRLADQARAVSSPDPLHRPDNPRASLRSATTAQTLRGIGGSHRKLLDGAGGKLATVATSPADSEESSLGVPEVAPPSSQHRNSITPPNPSGGSGLSETGSLDRAKAALERRKKAEDGAGNPILCRVEVTRPNPDSLIDELIKATNLEQTDLESSETTGLQLFIAKDGTTALGSHEIKSQMPAGVFKQVVMEENNR; this comes from the exons GGAGGAAGTGCAGGAGCATACCGTCAGATGGGACGCTAAATTCGAGTTTTTATGCAAAATGAGTGCCAATGCGTCCACCGGTGTTCTCGATCCGTGTATTTTAAGGATATCCGTGAGAAAG GAACTGAAGGGAGGCAGGTCCTTCCAGAAGCTTGGTTTCACCGACCTGAACCTCGCCGAATTCGCAGGAGCTGGACTCTGCAGAACGAGGTATCTTCTGGAAGGCTACGACTCGAGACACAGACAGGACAATTCCATGTTACGCGTTGCCATCAAGATGAACATGCTGTCCGGAGATATTCTGTTCAAAGT GCCGTCTCCGTCGTTGAAGCAAACGCAGCTCGCAGTACCTGGCGTACCAGGTGTTTCCGGTGTGACGACGGACGAAACTGCATCCGAGAGGTGTACCAATCGAGAAGATTACGTGTCCACTGGTTCGTTAGCTGGAAGTATAGCTAGTGCTAGCAGCGGTTTTGGTAGTCTTCCCAAAAAGAGGCCTGCCCTCTTTTCCTCGG AGCTTCTCAGCGGGGCGGAGTCCTACGATCCAATGACCCTGAGCGAGATCGTACCGTCGGCTCTTCCAGTGGAGACTCTAACCGAAGCGCACACAGAGTCAGGCCATTCTCGCAATAGCAGCAACACCAGCCAACTGAGCAAAGGCTCCGGCTATGGATCTTTAAATTCACACAGTCAACACAGTAGGCAGAGCAGTAGTGGTGACAGTGGCCACATTAG GTCACCCTCCTGGCCGGTATGGGCTCCACGTATCCCCAATGTCTCCCAAAAGTCCTCGAGCCAGCAGCCTGCCAGACCCGAGACCTCTCTCGACTCCGAATCCCCATCCTCGTCTTCCTCGACGCTGCTGGACCCACGAAATAGGTTCTGGTCTACGTCCAGCCCTCTTTCGTCGCGCGAGGGAAAATCGATCGCGCGGAATTCTCTAAGATCGAGCATAGCAGCCGTTCCTCTATCGAACGACCAAAGCGAAACGAATCGATGGAAGAACGGCGTCGCTTCGAGCGACAACAGTCGCCTTAACGAAAACGTCGGTAACGACGTTGGCGTGTTCAAAGTGCCTGGACCACAGGACGTTCCGCGGCACTTGCGAAAAAACGTCGAGAGGAATAGCTTCGACGCGCGAAACGAACGTAACGCGACGAATTCGGCGACGAACGATCGGAACGAACAATGGAACAGCGTGATCGTGCCGACCGCGAAACCGAGAATCGGTCAGCCAGGTTGGAGAAGTATCTCGAAAACCTGCGACTGCATCGAGAAAGGCAAGATCAGCCCGGTTTTGCGGCTAGCTGACCAGGCCAGAGCCGTATCCTCTCCCGATCCCCTTCATAGGCCCGATAACCCCAGAGCCTCGCTACGTTCCGCGACGACCGCTCAGACCCTCAG GGGTATTGGCGGAAGTCACCGGAAGTTGCTGGACGGGGCGGGGGGCAAGCTGGCTACGGTCGCCACCAGCCCAGCGGACTCCGAAGAGTCCTCCTTAGGGGTACCGGAAGTCGCTCCACCGAGCTCCCAGCACCGAAACAGCATAACCCCACC AAATCCTTCCGGTGGTTCCGGTCTCAGCGAAACGGGATCTCTGGACCGAGCAAAGGCGGCGTTGGAGCGTAGGAAAAAAGCGGAAGACGGCGCGGGAAATCCCATCCTGTGCAGGGTCGAAGTGACCAGGCCAAACCCGGATTCCCTGATCGACGAACTGATCAAGGCAACGAACTTGGAGCAGACGGATCTCGAGAGCTCCGAGA CAACCGGACTCCAGCTATTCATAGCGAAAGACGGGACGACCGCGCTCGGTAGCCACGAGATCAAAAGTCAGATGCCCGCGGGTGTGTTCAAGCAGGTGGTGATGGAAGAGAATAATAGGTAA